One genomic segment of Besnoitia besnoiti strain Bb-Ger1 chromosome VII, whole genome shotgun sequence includes these proteins:
- a CDS encoding hypothetical protein (encoded by transcript BESB_075930), with product MDDRVQYFRITPGSKFIINNVGGRNLKFGPQDPPRGYVTALGEYDCVGPMLPLTTLFPKVPPNRQWWTHQEVPHQKWIFNTPDLSGTQHKDAGFCFSVTDVGTGKTVTLKLRVGMASESSWT from the coding sequence ATGGACGATAGAGTTCAATATTTCAGGATTACGCCTGGCAGCAAATTTATCATTAATAATGTGGGAGGTCGGAACCTAAAGTTTGGTCCGCAAGACCCACCGCGTGGGTACGTGACTGCGCTCGGCGAGTATGACTGCGTAGGGCCAATGCTGCCGCTGACAACCCTGTTTCCAAAGGTCCCGCCGAACAGGCAGTGGTGGACGCACCAGGAAGTTCCGCATCAGAAGTGGATTTTCAACACTCCAGATCTGTCAGGGACACAGCATAAAGATGCAGGCTTTTGCTTCTCTGTGACAGACGTTGGCACGGGAAAGACTGTTACGCTGAAGCTGAGGGTAGGCATGGCAAGCGAGAGTTCCTGGACATGA
- a CDS encoding Kazal-type serine protease inhibitor domain-containing protein (encoded by transcript BESB_075940) — translation MSKRLRRLAAIIAFGHGCLSRVWGHVLDEFGENAYNDVYEGECECPPDVHIICGKNGKEYINPCYAMCDGTLVKEKGHCSVFHIGEN, via the exons ATGTCCAAACGACTGAGAAGGCTTGCCGCTATCATTGCCTTTGGACATGGATGTCTTTCGCGCGTATGGGGCCACGTTCTGGATGAGTTCGGCGAAAACGCCTATAATGACGTATATGAAGGCG AATGCGAGTGCCCACCAGATGTCCATATCATCTGTGGGAAGAACGGAAAAGAGTATATTAACCCGTGCTACGCAATGTGTGACGGCACGTTGGTTAAGGAAAAGGGGCACTGCAGCGTATTTCATATTGGCGAGAACTGA
- a CDS encoding putative cell-cycle-associated protein kinase DYRK2 (encoded by transcript BESB_075950) has translation MLSARKHSSCAVDETTVSRSDPETQKGSFCLNKVGPATAVRAAREADGYRTASIERNRNARYSIFRQVQSVPLLHSRTQPVLPNPWIEVGFSDERHRSKRPQLSSDSDLSPIRAFCGTSGSAVPGSPRGVPAAASASNARSSFASERRMVMDSSATATQGSSMAMPQKPSDRSRLPGRRCVRNAVNTAQVFAPHADENTAASPSSQTEIAGVNSSTSVAGFPSSVVLSRDSLSSTLPSTREKCISVVNILQSTKCSSCDMMACPLTKEPPLSSRGNSAPQTCFQAEHDCRRGFQTPCGACPSSRCSREVRQTAEFTIIALTRPSTVSSRQLGSSAPASGSAAVQQNESSGGDSISSSSAAPGLLGKLPSSTPETAHPFDQVPDDAHCTTSFNCVHPLTERQVEEHALRTSSWGLHTEKTGRSASSTASRDDGSSNHEGTVATGQQIDPNMSNSGTPGTKRDRFIEPMANDPNALSMKRVTKRISLSHPSILGKALCYPVSSTVSVSGLRQEQELRTPLHFSSGECCSKHRKSSDVSLSGHPLLGIPTRQELDRRGNGPAIRDRKCWVGQSDACEDGSTRAPPAACEVCLTGSSTRPCQDTSKRTLMPDLRHSEEREHRPLHDATAAHVTAVQDAEKGAVQSTPQNLAEDHGKKEAVGSSLQAINRESVAEEGPTAHTAKTACTELPLTGKELVKRHGAVLTAFEQAEALEVREVWYWGKSREKPSGETARGKGGINHGFDDARGDYLASLRDHVNYRFELIAALGKGSFGHVFKAFDHKTGEYVALKVVRNKKHFHAQGCVEVSTLQKVLEGDKDERGNVIHMKEHFIFRSHLVITFELLDINLYEFLKRNTFRGLSSLAIRSIGIQLLQALRLLKRHRIVHCDLKPENIVLKNKLKSSIKVIDFGSSCPEGEMPYSYIQSRFYRSPEVLLGLSYGCPIDMWSLGCVLAELHNGHPLFAGENEKDQINCMMEILGPPPMYIIAKSPRRRLFFDSAGDPKPHVNSHGKGRRPSSADLSTALQTDDEPFVDFIRECLHWDPVLRITPEQALQHRWVKQFKTMRKQKQLENKLCHLG, from the exons ATGTTAAGCGCGCGGAAGCATTCCTCCTGTGCCGTCGATGAGACGACAGTTAGTCGCTCCGATCCTGAGACACAAAAGGGGAGCTTTTGTTTAAATAAAGTCGGTCCCGCTACTGCCGTGAGAGCCGCCCGTGAGGCCGATGGTTATAGGACGGCGTCCATTGAGCGGAACCGCAACGCTCGTTATTCAATATTCCGTCAAGTACAATCCGTTCCTTTGTTGCATTCACGTACTCAGCCGGTGTTGCCAAACCCTTGGATCGAAGTTGGGTTCTCAGACGAGCGACATAGAAGCAAGCGACCGCAGCTTAGCAGTGACTCGGACCTTTCCCCTATTCGCGCCTTTTGTGGTACATCCGGCTCGGCGGTTCCGGGCAGCCCTAGAGGGGTCCCTGCTGCTGCCAGCGCGAGTAATGCAAGATCGTCTTTCGCGTCTGAAAGACGGATGGTCATGGATTCAAGTGCTACGGCTACCCAAGGAAGTAGCATGGCCATGCCACAGAAGCCAAGCGATCGATCTCGTCTTCCTGGCAGACGCTGCGTCCGCAATGCCGTAAACACAGCTCAGGTTTTTGCGCCACACGCAGACGAGAACACGGCCGCTTCTCCATCCTCTCAGACGGAGATTGCCGGAGTGAACAGTTCGACTTCCGTCGCTGGTTTCCCGTCGTCTGTTGTGCTCTCCAGGGACTCCCTTTCATCAACATTACCTTCAACTCGAGAAAAGTGCATCAGTGTGGTCAACATCCTGCAGTCCACAAAGTGTAGCTCATGTGATATGATGGCTTGTCCGCTCACCAAGGAGCCACCTCTCTCTAGTCGCGGCAACTCGGCCCCACAAACCTGTTTCCAGGCAGAACACGACTGCCGCCGCGGTTTTCAAACGCCATGCGGCGCTTGCCCCTCATCAAGGTGCAGTCGTGAGGTACGGCAAACAGCTGAATTCACCATAATTGCCCTGACACGTCCGTCAACCGTGTCATCCAGGCAGTTGGGTTCCTCCGCCCCTGCTTCTGGCAGTGCTGCCGTGCAGCAGAACGAGTCTTCGGGAGGAGACAGTatttcgtcctcctccgcagcgccaggACTTCTCGGCAAGCTTCCCTCATCCACCCCGGAGACTGCTCATCCTTTTGACCAGGTCCCTGATGACGCTCACTGTACCACGTCGTTCAATTGCGTGCACCCCCTTACGGAACGGCAGGTGGAAGAACATGCACTGCGTACCAGCTCATGGGGGCTGCATACTGAGAAGACGGGAAGGTCTGCCTCGTCCACGGCCTCGCGTGATGATGGCTCCAGTAACCACGAGGGTACTGTAGCCACCGGCCAACAAATCGATCCTAACATGTCGAATAGCGGCACACCTGGTACCAAGCGAGATCGGTTTATTGAACCCATGGCGAATGATCCAAACGCTCTCAGTATGAAACGAGTGACTAAGCGCATTTCGCTTTCTCACCCGTCGATCCTTGGCAAGGCTCTCTGTTACCCCGTAAGTTCCACAGTCTCCGTGAGTGGTCTGCGCCAAGAACAAGAGCTACGGACACCTCTTCATTTTTCGAGTGGCGAATGCTGCTCGAAACACCGTAAAAGCTCTGACGTTAGCCTTTCTGGACATCCCCTCCTCGGGATCCCGACACGACAGGAACTGGATAGACGTGGCAATGGACCCGCCATTCGTGACAGGAAGTGTTGGGTAGGTCAGTCAGATGCTTGCGAAGATGGATCCACGCGAGCACCGCCAGCCGCTTGTGAGGTGTGCCTCACCGGAAGCTCTACGCGGCCGTGCCAAGACACCTCCAAGCGAACGCTGATGCCGGATCTGCGCcacagcgaagagagggagcACCGGCCTCTGCATGATGCAACCGCAGCTCACGTTACAGCGGTACAGGATGCCGAGAAGGGAGCAGTGCAGTCAACACCGCAGAATTTGGCAGAGGACCATGGAAAAAAGGAAGCTGTGGGGTCAAGCTTGCAAGCAATCAATCGCGAGTCCGTTGCTGAAGAGGGGCCGACGGCACACACCGCTAAAACAGCATGTACAGAGCTGCCGCTAACTGGAAAGGAATTGGTCAAAAGGCACGGTGCCGTACTTACAGCATTTGAACAAGCGGAAGCTCTTGAGGTTCGCGAGGTGTGGTATTGGGGCAAGTCCCGGGAGAAACCATCTGGGGAAACTGCAAGAGGAAAAGGAGGGATTAATCATGGCTTCGATGATGCCCGGGGCGATTATCTTGCTAGTCTAAGAGATCACGTTAACTATCGATTCGAGCTCATCGCTGCTTTAGGAAAAGGCTCCTTCGGGCATGTATTCAAAGCGTTCGACCACAAAACCGGGGAATATGTGGCGCTGAAAGTCGTTCGAAACAAAAAGCACTTTCACGCTCAAGGATGTGTCGAAGTGAGTACACTGCAGAAAGTTCTGGAGGGCGACAAAGATGAGAGAGGAAACGTCATCCATATGAAGGAGCATTTCATATTCCGAAGTCACCTGGTAATCACCTTCGAGCTACTAGATATCAACCTGTACGAGTTCCTCAAACGGAATACGTTCCGAGGATTATCCTCACTCGCAATAAGGAGTATCGGGATCCAGCTGCTCCAAGCGCTACGTCTTCTGAAACGACACCGAATTGTTCATTGCGACTTGAAACCAGAGAACATAGTGCTGAAGAATAAGTTAAAGTCAAGCATTAAGGTGATTGATTTCGGCTCCAGTTGTCCTGAGGGGGAGATGCCGTACTCGTACATACAGTCTCGGTTCTACCGATCACCAGAAGTGTTGCTGGGCCTGAGCTACGGGTGTCCAATTGATATGTGGTCTCTGGGGTGCGTCTTGGCGGAACTCCATAATGGGCATCCACTGTTTGCGGGAGAAAATGAAAAAGATCAGATAAACTGCATGATGGAAATTCTTGGGCCACCCCCAATGTACATCATCGCTAAATCGCCAAGACGTCGTCTGTTCTTCGACAGTGCTGGAGACCCCAAACCCCACGTTAATTCCCATGGGAAAGGAAGGCGCCCATCCTCAGCAGATCTGTCTACGGCTCTTCAGACAGACGATGAGCCGTTTGTCGATTTCATCAGAG AGTGCCTTCATTGGGATCCGGTTCTCCGAATCACTCCcgagcaggcgctgcagcaccgGTGGGTCAAGCAGTTCAAAACGATGAGGAAGCAAAAACAACTTGAAAACAAGTTGTGTCATCTTGGCTGA
- a CDS encoding putative Alpha-amylase AMY3 (encoded by transcript BESB_075960): MELVPEPTRDRPQGIWSLLPSSLKAAASATPAKLWMARISQPSLEFLLHDGEQGVPQQYKGIAAVILMQQLCDSGSQGRCWDKAPGGEHYWIGAAGRYLLHNGKIHTLFEPPGKPALLRSVEVGNSHATIAWNPPTVAAETVTAYNVYRVASSEKSGKPNGAAPARALMRRQFSANRFAERRIRNPRLEPALNQNWDSILIASVDSDVRVYSDHSLTGLSKYRFYVKALNQAEQEGASSDEITVRTGEPGKPSAPSELTCNRHSKKQYNLNSKYGSLSDLKELIRTAAHQYQLSCCVDVVANHRSATKQDRNGHWTVFEDPQWGSWAIVCNNLQGYAGEGGLDTGTLVECAPDLDHTNPQVQTDVKKWLLWLIKEIGYTAIRLDMAGGYGVRFQKDYVDSVDKPFTVGEYWDGRVEALVNYVRAGQGSLAAFDFALYYVLKRCVESQNFQELNAYGRINGLIGIEPQLAVTFIENHDTDHLDYCSTFGGGNLDAVLQGYAFILTHPGVPSVYWNHFSDYGQYCRQKLQELCDVRVHQHIHSTSGIFMARTEWGLYAAYISPETRFCQPATASVAVKIGFKDWSPQGPNWGIATCGMNYCVWTRNKEFHC, translated from the exons ATGGAACTAGTCCCGGAACCTACTCGTGACCGTCCTCAAGGTATCTGGTCCCTGCTCCCATCATCGCTGAAGGCTGCTGCAAGCGCAACTCCAGCAAAACTCTGGATGGCACGGATTTCTCAGCCTTCTTTGGAGTTCCTCCTTCATGACGGTGAGCAAGGGGTTCCGCAGCAGTACAAGGGGATCGCAGCGGTGATACTGATGCAGCAGCTATGCGACTCGGGAA GCCAAGGGAGGTGTTGGGACaaggcgcccggcggcgagcaTTACTGGATAGGAGCTGCAGGACGCTACCTGCTGCATAACGGGAAGATTCACACTTTATTCGAGCCCCCGGGAAAACCGGCCTTGCTAAGAAGTGTGGAAGTTGGCAATTCCCACGCCACGATCGCATGGAACCCTCCGACGGTGGCTGCGGAAACTGTCACTGCGTACAACGTGTACAG GGTTGCAAGCAGTGAAAAATCCGGCAAGCCGAATGGTGCCGCCCCGGCACGAGCGTTGATGCGCCGTCAGTTCTCCGCCAACCGCTTTGCAGAGCGCCGTATCCGTAATCCTAGACTAGAGCCTGCCTTGAACCAGAACTG GGACAGCATTTTGATAGCATCCGTCGACTCTGATGTCAGGGTGTACTCCGATCATTCGTTGACGGGGCTTTCAAAATACCGGTTTTATGTCAAGGCTTTGAACCAGGCTGAACAAGAAGGAGCTTCAAGTGATGAAATCACAGTTCGGACTGGAGAGCCGGGGAAGCCTTCGGCTCCTTCAGAACTTACGTGCAACAGGCATTCGAAAAAACA GTACAACCTGAATAGCAAATACGGAAGCCTGTCCGACCTCAAGGAGTTAATACGGACAGCAGCTCATCAATATCAGCTGTCCTGCTGCGTGGACGTTGTCGCAAACCATAGAAGCGCGACGAAGCAAGACAGAAATGGACACTGGACGGTTTTTGAGGATCCGCAGTGGGGCTCCTGGGCGATTGTTTGCAACAACCTCCAGGGATATGCAGGAGAAGGAGGTCTAGACACG GGTACCCTGGTGGAATGTGCCCCCGACTTGGATCACACAAACCCACAGGTTCAAACGGACGTTAAAAAGTGGTTGCTGTGGCTGATCAAGGAGATAGGATACACTGCCATTAGGCTCGACATGGCAGGTGGTTATGGAGTTCGCTTCCAG AAAGACTATGTTGACAGCGTGGACAAGCCGTTTACCGTCGGGGAATACTGGGACGgccgcgtcgaggcgctggTTAACTACGTTCGAGCAGGTCAAGGATCACTTGCTGCGTTCGATTTCGCCCTCTACTACGTCCTCAAAAGATGCGTTGAATCACAGAATTTCCAGGAATTGAACGCGTACGGGCGCATTAACGGCCTCATCGGAATC GAGCCCCAGCTAGCTGTTACGTTTATCGAAAACCACGACACAGATCATCTGGACTACTGTAGTACTTTCGGAGGCGGGAATCTCGACGCCGTT CTGCAGGGTTATGCGTTCATACTGACCCACCCCGGGGTGCCAAGCGTGTACTGGAACCACTTTTCTGACTACGGACAATATTGCAG GCAAAAATTACAAGAGCTATGCGATGTCCGAGTGCACCAACACATCCACAGTACTAGTGGGATCTTCATGGCAAG GACAGAGTGGGGGCTGTACGCTGCGTACATTTCACCGGAGACACGATTCTGCCAACCCGCAACTGCAAGTGTGGCAGTAAAAATAGGCTTCAAGGACTGGTCTCCGCAGGGCCCCAACTGGGGGATCGCTACCTGTGGCATGAATTACTGTGTCTGGACCCGAAATAAGGAGTTCCACTGCTAG
- a CDS encoding hypothetical protein (encoded by transcript BESB_075970): MQRDLSLHILLCDSGFQVLHLTNSVSGLWGADDIEVEMKDNVEARSDAERIKCRSLLESLKCAFLAEIKAIEQDFRLQVTMQKGENLRFKQMLSNIKSEKTYITQQLLLFQRRVDRLENEIGRD; encoded by the coding sequence ATGCAGCGAGATTTATCTTTGCATATCCTTCTCTGTGACTCTGGTTTCCAGGTCTTACATCTGACGAATTCTGTGTCAGGTCTGTGGGGAGCCGACGATATTGAGGTAGAAATGAAGGACAACGTTGAGGCGAGatcagacgcagagagaatAAAGTGCCGATCACTGCTCGAGAGTCTCAAATGTGCATTCCTCGCAGAAATAAAGGCCATTGAACAGGACTTCCGGCTGCAGGTCACCATGCAGAAAGGTGAAAATCTTAGGTTCAAGCAGATGTTGTCAAATATCAAGTCAGAGAAAACATATATTACTCAGCAACTATTGTTGTTTCAGCGGCGGGTTGACAGACTCGAAAACGAAATTGGACGAGATTGA
- a CDS encoding tetratricopeptide repeat-containing protein (encoded by transcript BESB_075980), with protein sequence MAPQVDTHAQAMTAQILLHLGEPKEAIAVCNKCPDASGQITRRAAMVTALAKFHTEDSSGPVQAPPPGNAGDPFLAALCGVHHWKEKQFALAIASFQRISRTDGFDVEASYNIAVCHYELKQYTACLQCIEQITTELLCRHPGLKDEAASHEHEMSIGTCRDFPLLPHPALVETLNLKRAIGIACENIDHTGAKAELRPLTCYDAVTVHNEALVNSEWDTGSALDKLRSLVEDPPFPPEAKHAFDFAADIMAEYRDLLHEYLLPDEIAFLEALVLSDRSPETAIKMLENLRERSCDQLRNSQHTVQIVIAQAKIYAERRHYGLAESALQSSAEFCELDSNWQLSMAHVLFLQGKYPEAISYYERILKSNESNLRGLKSLLLANLCAAYVRTHQYDRAKQILECV encoded by the exons ATGGCTCCTCAAGTTGATACACATGCTCAGGCAATGACAGCGCAAATTCTGCTCCACCTGGGGGAGCCGAAAGAGGCGATCGCTGTCTGCAACAAATGCCCGGACGCTTCGGGACAGATTACACGTCGGGCAGCAATGGTCACGGCATTGGCGAAGTTTCATACTGAGGACTCGAGCG GTCCGGTGCAAGCCCCGCCACCCGGGAACGCCGGCGATCCATTTCTTGCAGCTCTCTGCGGGGTGCATCATTGGAAGGAAAAACAATTCGCCTTGGCTATCGCATCATTCCAGCGCATCTCAAGGACCGACGGATTTGATGTAGAGGCGTCTTATAATATCGCGGTTTGCCACTATGAACTGAAGCAATATACTGCATGCTTACAATGCATCGAACAGATAACGACGGAACTCTTGTGCAGACATCCGGGTCTCAAGGACGAGGCAGCCTCTCACGAGCATGAAATGAGTATCGGCACTTGCAGAGACTTCCCACTCCTCCCACATCCCGCTCTG GTTGAAACGCTTAATCTGAAAAGAGCCATTGGTATCGCATGCGAAAATATTGACCACACAGGGGCGAAGGCAGAACTTCGCCCCCTGACGT GTTACGACGCTGTCACAGTTCATAACGAGGCCCTCGTCAACAGCGAATGGGATACTGGGAGTGCGCTGGACAAGCTGCGCTCCCTTGTCGAAGACCCTCCGTTTCCTCCAGAGGC GAAACATGCCTTCGACTTTGCGGCCGACATAATG GCGGAGTACAGAGATCTGCTCCACGAATATCTACTTCCAGATGAAATTGCTTTCTTGGAGGCGCTGGTTCTA TCAGACCGGTCACCTGAAACTGCCATCAAGATGCTAGAGAACCTACGGGAACGCAGCTGCGATCAGTTGAGGAATTCGCAGCATACCGTGCAG ATTGTGATAGCACAGGCAAAGATCTACGCTGAGCGCAGGCACTATGGACTGGCTGAATC TGCCCTTCAGAGCTCTGCAGAGTTCTGTGAGCTCGATTCGAACTGGCAACTGAGTATGGCTCACGTTCTGTTTTTGCAG GGCAAATATCCCGAGGCCATTTCTTACTACGAACGCATTTTGAAAAGCAACGAATCGAATCTACGTGGCCTGAAAAGCCTTCTGCTCGCCAACCTCTGCGCAGCCTATGTCCGCACCCACCAATACGACCGCGCTAAGCAGATTCTCGAGTGCGTCTGA